One Gossypium arboreum isolate Shixiya-1 chromosome 13, ASM2569848v2, whole genome shotgun sequence genomic window, TCTCGGACTAAATGTATGAGGGCTAAGATTAGGGCTCTGGAACTAGTTCAAGGGAATCACAAAGCCCAATATGCCAATATATACGATTATTTACTTGAGTTAAGGAGAAGCAACCCTGGTACAACAACCATCTGTAAATTAGACTGTAGGCTATTTCAGAGGCTTTATATATGCCTTGAAGCGTGCAAGTCAGGTTGGTTAACTGGTTGTAGGAGAATTATAGGGTTAGATGGGTGTTGGCTTAAAGGATATTATGGTGGACATTTACTTGCTGCTGTTGGGGTTGATGCCAATAATTGTATATATCCAGTGGCTTTTGCTGCAGTTGAGAGTGAAAACAAACAATCATGGTTTTGGTTCCTCGAGTTGTTACAGAGGGATTTGGAGATCGACAACTCTTACAATATATGCTTCATGTCTGACAAACAAAAGGTACTATAAAGTCATAGTATACGCTAAATTGTTTATATAAAAATGATTGCTTATCATGTTGTTTTAATTGTTTTACAGGGTTTAATAGAAGCGATATCTTTGTTGTTCCCTAATGCTGAAGCAAGAAATTGTGCCAGACATCTTTACAACAATTTTAAAAACATAGAAGGATTTAGAGGCCAAGTTATGCGTCTCACTTACTGGAAAGCTGTTAAAGCAACTTTTCCAAGACAATTTGAAGAAGCAATGTCTGAAATGAGGTCACTGTCAGAATCTGCTGAGGGTTGGCTGCGTGACAAGGATCCAAGGACTTGGTCAAGAGCCCACTTCTCAACTAAATGCAAATCTGATCTACTACTGAACAACAACAACGAATGTTTCAACAaggttaaaatttattttttaaatctgACTATTTATCACTTCATGTTGTATAATTATTGTTGAAGTTATTTAAGGACTTTCCTCTTATTGCAGATCATTTTAGAAGCTAGAGATAAACCTATCCTAACGATGTTGGAAATAATTAGAAGAAAAGTCATGACTAGGTTGGTTTCTATGAGAGAGGCTGCTGAGAAGTATCCTGGACCTTTATGTCCAAGGATACAGAAGAAGTTGTTTGAAATTGTTAGTCAGTCTAATAAGTAAGTGTTGCTAACTTTTTTTTACTAAGCTTGAATTCTGTTACTTGGAtggaaaaatttttaactttaaaatgTTACTTTGTTTGTAGTATATGGCCGGTATATGCTAGAAATGAGAAGTATGAGGTAGACTGTGGATTAGGTAACAAGCATGTGGTTGACCTCCTCAACTCCTCCTGTTCATGCAGAAAATGGGACTTGTCAGGAATCCCATGTAAACATGCTGTTTCTTGCATGCAATTACTTGCTGTGAGCCCTGAAACTTACGTCAATACATGTTATACTGTCACTACCCAGTTGAATATTTATAGCCACTTGATTAACCCTGTAAAAGGTAATAGCCTTAAAACTCTAAACCTTTATGAAATATTACTTATTTATAAAATGTGTCTGACATCTTTAAATTTTTGTGTATAGGTCCTATACAATGGGAACATGTGAGGGACATGGAACCCATTCTTCCTCCCATAATTAGAAAGCCCCCCCGGAAGACCCAAACAAACAAGGAGGAAGGAAGTAGGTGAAGAAAGAAAGAGTGGACCAAAATTAAGCAAGATAGGACAGCAAGCCAACTGCACCAAATGTGGCAAACCAGGCCATAATACAAGGACTTGCAAAGGGATGGGTAACCAAATGGCAAGCCAATCATCGAGCCTACAAATTTCGAACCAAGCCACTTCAATGGATAACACATCAAGCCAACCACCCTTAACCCAACAAAGCTCAAACCTTACAGCAATTTTTAGGGCCAAATTACCTTTCAAAAGGAAATATGTTTTGTGAATAAAGAATATATCTTTTTGAAAGGGTTGTTGAATCATGTTAACAATAGTTAGATTATACATTTTGTCTTAATTGAGGGTtagaaacaattttttttttaaacta contains:
- the LOC108461508 gene encoding uncharacterized protein LOC108461508 isoform X1; this translates as MIQKELDHLLGSSCWGLEDDFDSNSDDDLNNDVDYDKYGNKKYPLFNPQTDMRNPILIKGLVFPSRDILKDAIKQYGRINRVVTKLTRNDKLRVKAVCVPSCPWTLWASKLNPKDPTDGSWQIKTLVNHHKCGKAMKNKNITSKWMARHYLHKFQVDPNYSLTSLQNDIRVDFGTIVSRTKCMRAKIRALELVQGNHKAQYANIYDYLLELRRSNPGTTTICKLDCRLFQRLYICLEACKSGWLTGCRRIIGLDGCWLKGYYGGHLLAAVGVDANNCIYPVAFAAVESENKQSWFWFLELLQRDLEIDNSYNICFMSDKQKGLIEAISLLFPNAEARNCARHLYNNFKNIEGFRGQVMRLTYWKAVKATFPRQFEEAMSEMRSLSESAEGWLRDKDPRTWSRAHFSTKCKSDLLLNNNNECFNKIILEARDKPILTMLEIIRRKVMTRLVSMREAAEKYPGPLCPRIQKKLFEIVSQSNNIWPVYARNEKYEVDCGLGNKHVVDLLNSSCSCRKWDLSGIPCKHAVSCMQLLAVSPETYVNTCYTVTTQLNIYSHLINPVKGPIQWEHVRDMEPILPPIIRKPPRKTQTNKEEGSR
- the LOC108461508 gene encoding uncharacterized protein LOC108461508 isoform X2, which encodes MIQKELDHLLGSSCWGLEDDFDSNSDDDLNNDVDYDKYGNKKYPLFNPQTDMRNPILIKGLVFPSRDILKDAIKQYGRINRVVTKLTRNDKLRVKAVCVPSCPWTLWASKLNPKDPTDGSWQIKTLVNHHKCGKAMKNKNITSKWMARHYLHKFQVDPNYSLTSLQNDIRVDFGTIVSRTKCMRAKIRALELVQGNHKAQYANIYDYLLELRRSNPGTTTICKLDCRLFQRLYICLEACKSGWLTGCRRIIGLDGCWLKGYYGGHLLAAVGVDANNCIYPVAFAAVESENKQSWFWFLELLQRDLEIDNSYNICFMSDKQKGLIEAISLLFPNAEARNCARHLYNNFKNIEGFRGQVMRLTYWKAVKATFPRQFEEAMSEMRSLSESAEGWLRDKDPRTWSRAHFSTKCKSDLLLNNNNECFNKIILEARDKPILTMLEIIRRKVMTRLVSMREAAEKYPGPLCPRIQKKLFEIVSQSNKKWDLSGIPCKHAVSCMQLLAVSPETYVNTCYTVTTQLNIYSHLINPVKGPIQWEHVRDMEPILPPIIRKPPRKTQTNKEEGSR
- the LOC108461508 gene encoding uncharacterized protein LOC108461508 isoform X3; this translates as MSDKQKGLIEAISLLFPNAEARNCARHLYNNFKNIEGFRGQVMRLTYWKAVKATFPRQFEEAMSEMRSLSESAEGWLRDKDPRTWSRAHFSTKCKSDLLLNNNNECFNKIILEARDKPILTMLEIIRRKVMTRLVSMREAAEKYPGPLCPRIQKKLFEIVSQSNNIWPVYARNEKYEVDCGLGNKHVVDLLNSSCSCRKWDLSGIPCKHAVSCMQLLAVSPETYVNTCYTVTTQLNIYSHLINPVKGPIQWEHVRDMEPILPPIIRKPPRKTQTNKEEGSR